The following are encoded together in the Chaetodon trifascialis isolate fChaTrf1 chromosome 3, fChaTrf1.hap1, whole genome shotgun sequence genome:
- the LOC139329317 gene encoding guanylate cyclase activator 2B-like, whose protein sequence is MKATLAIIAVLVLALGWTSEAVQVEENGLSFSLEAVKRLQELTESSGVRGQQNPRLRTSSMSLCADPMLPQEFLPICKQRGASASLARLAMVPMDVCEICAFAACTGC, encoded by the exons ATGAAGGCCACGCTCGCCATCATCGCCGTTCTTGTCCTGGCTCTCGGCTGGACCTCCGAGGCCGTGCAGGTCGAG GAGAATGGATTGTCTTTCTCGCTGGAAGCCGTCAAGAGGCTTCAGGAGCTGACGGAGAGCAGTGGTGTGAGGGGACAGCAGAACCCACGACTGAGGACGAGCTCCATGTCCCTCTGTGCCGACCCCATGCTCCCACAGGAGTTCCTGCCCATCTGCAAGCAGAGGGGTGCATCTGCGTCCCTCGCCAGACTAG CTATGGTTCCCATGGACGTCTGTGAGATCTGCGCTTTTGCCGCCTGCACTGGCTGCTAA
- the LOC139329541 gene encoding guanylin-like: MRVLGVVLVLVLCVCRGAAGVQVKVGDKSFPLEAAKQLKKLMDLDDNVSPHLPEATVVAACANPLLPQIFRPVCQGKGTDLIFSRLVYIITPTDPCEICANPSCYGCLN, translated from the exons ATGAGAGTGCTCGGCGTTGTCCTTGTtctggtgctgtgtgtgtgcagaggagctgcaggcgtGCAGGTTAAG gtTGGAGACAAGAGCTTCCCTTTGGAGGCAGCGAAGCAGCTGAAGAAGCTGATGGATCTGGACGACAACGTGAGCCCTCACCTCCCTGAGGCGACCGTTGTGGCCGCCTGCGCCAACCCTCTGCTGCCGCAGATCTTTCGGCCGGTGTGTCAAGGGAAAGGAACGGACCTCATTTTCTCCAGGCTTG TGTATATCATCACACCTACGGATCCTTGTGAAATATGTGCCAACCCCTCCTGCTATGGGTGCTTGAACTGA